A stretch of the Rosa rugosa chromosome 5, drRosRugo1.1, whole genome shotgun sequence genome encodes the following:
- the LOC133710744 gene encoding AT-hook motif nuclear-localized protein 20-like, translating to MDPAANSPAALNKRELEISMNENSGGRSSGGGRDDDEDRDQGEEPKEGAIEIGSRRPRGRPPGSKNKPKPPIFVTRDSPNSLRSHVMEVAGGADVAESVAQFARRRQRGVCVLSGSGSVANVTLRQPAAPGAVVALHGRFEILSLSGAFLPGPAPPGSTGLTVYLAGGQGQVVGGSVVGSLVAAGPVMVVAATFANATYERLPLEEDDEAGSGGGGGGHGASGSSPTGVGSSGGPQLQPPGHGGQLPDPSSLPLYGLPPNLIPNGGPLGHDAYGWTHSRPPY from the coding sequence ATGGACCCGGCAGCCAATTCACCAGCAGCGCTAAACAAGCGAGAACTCGAGATCTCCATGAACGAAAACAGCGGCGGCAGAAGCAGTGGCGGTGGCAGAGACGACGACGAAGATAGAGATCAAGGAGAAGAGCCTAAAGAAGGGGCCATCGAGATTGGATCTCGAAGGCCCCGAGGCCGACCGCCCGGAtccaaaaacaaacccaaaccgCCCATCTTCGTGACCAGGGACAGCCCCAACTCCCTTAGAAGCCACGTGATGGAAGTTGCCGgcggtgctgacgtggcggagAGCGTGGCACAATTCGCACGGAGGCGTCAGAGAGGTGTTTGCGTGCTCAGCGGGAGTGGCTCAGTGGCCAACGTGACACTGAGACAACCCGCTGCCCCCGGGGCAGTTGTAGCACTCCATGGAAGGTTCGAGATCCTCTCCCTGAGCGGAGCGTTTCTGCCAGGACCTGCTCCGCCCGGGTCGACAGGCCTGACCGTCTACCTAGCAGGCGGTCAGGGTCAGGTGGTTGGGGGAAGCGTTGTTGGATCACTTGTTGCGGCTGGACCAGTTATGGTTGTGGCTGCTACTTTTGCTAATGCTACTTATGAGAGACTGCCTCTTGAGGAAGATGATGAGGCTGGaagcggtggtggtggtggaggtcaTGGAGCTTCTGGAAGCTCCCCTACTGGAGTTGGAAGTAGTGGCGGTCCTCAGTTGCAGCCACCAGGGCACGGCGGACAGCTGCCTGATCCGTCGTCGCTCCCCCTTTACGGTCTGCCACCCAATCTGATCCCCAACGGCGGCCCACTCGGGCATGACGCTTATGGTTGGACTCATTCAAGACCGCCTTACTAA